GGCTGCGCAGCAGGAAGCGCGCGTGCTCGCGGTGGGCGGACACCCAGTCCACGTACGCGTGGACCACGGCGCGCACACCCTCCTCCGCGGTCTCGACCGGCGCGAGGTACGACGCGAGCAGCTGCGCGTGCGACGTGACGCCCTCGACGAACAGCGCGCTGGCGATGCGCTCCTTGCTGCCGAAGTGGTGGTAGAGGCTGCCCACGCTCGCCCCCGAGCGCTCGCGGATGGCCTCGATGGTGGTGGCCTCGATCCCATCGGCGTTGAAGCAGTGGAGGGCGGCCTCGAGGATGGTCTGCTTGCGGGTCTTCTTCGTCATCGGCGGCGTTCGTATA
This sequence is a window from Sandaracinaceae bacterium. Protein-coding genes within it:
- a CDS encoding TetR/AcrR family transcriptional regulator; protein product: MTKKTRKQTILEAALHCFNADGIEATTIEAIRERSGASVGSLYHHFGSKERIASALFVEGVTSHAQLLASYLAPVETAEEGVRAVVHAYVDWVSAHREHARFLLRSRTSVVATEGEAALTAVNEENFRAIRARFKPWIASGAIRKLPVECYVPLLRGPAQDYARAFLGGHVRTDISALRDVFADAAWRALAP